In uncultured Desulfovibrio sp., the sequence TCCGGGCATGCCGCCCCGTTCCCTTTGTCCCGCGTTTTTCCGCCCGGCAACGACAAAGGGGGAGGAAACCCCGTGGTTTCCTCCCCCCGCATGCCTTCTCTGGACGGCAGCCTAGCCCGGCAGAGTCCAACGCAGCGGACCGGCCATGAGCCAGGTCAGCAGGCAGATGACAATGGTCATGGCAATGCTGTGTCCCAGCGCAAAGCGGAAGAGGTTGCCCTCCTGCCCCACCATGCCCGTGGCCGCCGTGGCCACGCTGATGGTCTGCGGCGAGATCATCTTGCCGGTGACGCCGCCGGCCGAATTGGAGGCCACGGCCAGCTCCGGCGGCATGCCCACCACCTCGGCGGTGGAACGCTGCATGCCGCAGAACAGCGCATTGGACGAGGTGTCGGATCCCGTCAGAAAGACGCCCACCCAGCCCAGCAGAGGCGAAAAGAGCGGGAAAAGACTGCCCGTGAGGGTAAAGCCGATACCCAGGGTGGAACTCATGCCCGCGTAGTTCATGAGATAGGCCAGGCCAAGAATCATGGCAATGGTGAGCACGGGAAAGCGCAGCTGGTACCAGGTGCGGAAGAAGCAGGAAACCGCACGACCCAGGGAGTAGTTGCGCATGAAGGGCACGGACAGGAAGCCCGCCAGGAGAATGGCCGTACCGCCGGAGGACAGCCAGTTGAACTTGAAGATGGCAGCATAGGGCGTGGTTTCGCTCACGATGGGCACGGTGCGGGCCACGGCCCCTTCCAGCCCCGGCCAGGCAATGCCCTGCGTGGCCACAGCGCCGGACACGGAATCCAGCACGGCCTTCACCGACGGCAGCCCCCACAGAAAGACCATGATGGCCAGGATGATATAGGGCAGCCAGGCCCGAAGGACCAGACCGGCCGCCGGCGCGGGACCGTTCTGCGCCTCCTCGCTGTCATCGGCAAAGCGGAAGACGCGCGCGGGCTTCCAGAAGCGCAGCAGGACCACCAGGGCCACCAGGGTGGCCGGCGCGGAAATGATATTGGGCAGCGTGGGGCCGTGATAGTTGGAAAAGAGGAACTGCGTGCCGGCAAAAACGGCCCCGGCCAGCAGCACGGCGGGCAGCACTTCCAGGGAACGGCGGATGCCGCACATGGTGATGCTCAGCCACAGCGGCACCACAAAGGCCAGCAGCAGCAGCTGCCGCCCCACGATCTGGCTTACCGTGAGGTCGGAAAAGCCGGACACCTGTGCGGCCACCAGCACGGGTACGCCAATGGCCCCGAAGGCCACGGGGGCGGTATTGGCAATAAGGCAGATGCCGGCCGCATAGATGGGCTTGAAACCCAGTCCCATGAGCATGGCCGCCGTGATGGCCACCGGCGTGCCGAAGCCCGCCGTGCCCTCGATGAAGGAACCGAAGGCAAAGGCAATGAAGATGGCCTGCAGGCGCCGGTCGTCCGTCAGGCGGGCCAGCGACTGCTTGATGATGTCGAAATCGCCGGATTCCACGGTGAGGTTGTAGATCCAGACAGCCGTGACCACGATCCAGATAATGGGAAAGATGCCGTTGGCCGCCCCGTAGATGACGGCATTGACCGCCGTCATGACGGGCATGGTCCACACAAGGACTGCCAGCAGAAAGGAAATGGCAAGGCCCACAAAGGCGGCATAATGCCCCTTGGAGCGGCGGAAGGCCAGCATGTAGAACAGAACCAGCAGGGGAATGCCGGCCACCAGCGCGGAAAGCACGGGACTTCCCGCAGGGTCGTAAACCTGGGTCCAGGGCATGAGGACTCCTCTTGACAGGCGGTGCTGCCGGATGATCGTGCAGGGTGCGGCAGCTGTGACACCAGGCACGAAGTCGCCGTGCGCCTTTGCCGGCAACCGGGAACCTTTAGCGCCGTCTTTCCGTACAGGCAAGTGATTTCCTCACAAATTTCCAAAAAAAACTGCCTGTTGTCATGGGAGACAACATGTAGTAACGTGCCAGCGTTCCGGATGCCCCCTGCGGGACATCCCGGCAGGATTTTACAGTAACATATGAACTTTATTATAAAAGTATTATTTCACAAAAAATCAGGAATGCTATGCAATACTGGCTCTTCAAGTCCGAACCCGGCTGTTTCTCCTGGCAGGATCTTGCCGCCGCCCCGGGACAGACGACCTCGTGGGATGGGGTGCGCAACTACCAGGCCCGCAACTTCATGAAGGCCATGCAGGTGGGAGACCTGGGCTTTTTTTACCACAGCGGCCAAACGCCCGCCATCGTGGGCGTGGTGGAGGTGGTACGCGCCGCCTACCCCGACCATACGGCGCTGGACCCGGAAAATCCCCACTTTGACCCGCGGGCCACGCCCCAGAAACCCATCTGGGAAATGGTGGATGTGCGCCTGCGGCAGGCCCTTCCCCGTCCGCTGAGCCGGCGGGAGCTGTCCGGCCATGCTGGCCTGGCTCATATGGAACTCATGCGCAAGGGCAGCCGCCTTTCCGTGCAGCCCGTGGATGAGGCTGCCTTTCACTACATTCTGGCCCTGAGCAACGCCCCCGGCTAGCACCGCGTGCCCGCGGCCCAGTGCAATGGCGCTCCCCAGGGGACGCTGCCCCCTGTTTTCGGCGCTGCCGAGCCTGTGGGCAACGGGCAGGGGCACTTCTGTGCCACCACCCCTTTACAGTCGGCCCTCACTGGCGTATGAGCGCATCCCTGTCCCTTCCTTCCGGCGGGGACCGTCTTTCTTGCCCCTTTGTCTCTGCGAGGATTCCCATGGCAAACAAATCCCTGATCCGGGACTTCGAAAACCTGCTTGGTCCCGAAAATGTCTTCAGCTCCGAAGCTGACCGCCAGAGCTATTCCTACGATTCGGCCGTGCTGCCGCCCATCGTGCCCACGCTGGTCATCCGCCCCACCACCGGCGAACAGCTGGGGCAGTCTGTCAAAAAGCTCTATGATGCCGGCATTCCCATGACCGTGCGCGGCGCCGGCACCAATCTTTCCGGCGGCGTCATTCCCGACGATCAGGACAGTGTGGTCATCCTTACCAACGGTCTCAACCGCATTCTGGAAATCAACGAAAACGACCTCTATGCCGTGGTGGAACCGGGCGTGGTCACGGCCACCTTTGCCGCCGCGGTGGAAAAGAAGGGCCTCTTCTATCCCCCGGACCCGGGTTCGCAGGCCGTGTCCACCCTGGGCGGCAATATTGCCGAAAATGCGGGCGGGCTGCGCGGCCTCAAATACGGCGTGACCCGGGACTACGTCATGGGCGTGGAATTTTTCGATGCCACGGGCGCCCTGGTCAGAAGCGGCTCGCGCACGGTCAAGTGCGTCACCGGCTACAATCTGGCCGGCATGCTCAGCCAGAGCGAAGGCACCCTGGGCATCATCTCCCAGGCCATTCTCAAGCTGGTGCCGCCGCCGCAGGCTTCCAAGGCGCTCATGGCCGTCTTTGACGACATGCAGAAGGCTGCCGAGGCCGTGGCCGGCATCATTGCCGCCCATGTGGTTCCCTGCACCCTGGAATTTCTGGACAACAACACCATCGTGCGCGTGGACGACTTCACCCATGCGGGCCTGCCGCGCGACGCGGCCGCCATCCTGCTCATCGAGGTGGACGGTCACCCCGCCCAGGTAGCCGACGATGCCGAGGCCGTGGAACGCGTGCTCAGGGCCTCGGGCGCCACGGCCGTGCATGTGGCCCGCGATGCCGCCGAAAAGAATACCCTCTGGGAGGCCCGCCGCATGGCCCTGCCCGTGCTGGCCCGTGCCCGGCCCACCACCATTCTGGAAGACGCCACCGTGCCCCGCTCGCAGATTCCGGCCATGATGCACGCCGTGACCAGCATTGCCGCCAAGTATCAGGTGGAAGTGGGTACCTTCGGCCATGCCGGGGACGGCAACCTGCACCCCACCTTCCTCTGCGACAAGCGCAATGCCGAGGAATTCGCCCGGGTGGAAGCGGCCATTGACGAAATGTTCGACACGGCCCTCAGCCTGCACGGCACTCTCTCCGGCGAACACGGCATCGGGACGGCCAAGGCCCGGTGGATGGAAAAGGAAACCTCGCGCGGCACCATTCTCTTTTCGCAGCGCCTGCGCCGCGCCCTTGATCCCAAGGGCCTGCTCAATCCCACCAAGCTGGTGAGCATCCGTTAGGAGGGCATCATGAGCACGCTGCATTCCCTTGCCCGGCGCCTCATGAAGCTGGACGACCGCCTTGCCGCCTGCATGCGCTGCGGCATGTGTCAGGCCGTCTGCCCCGTGTACGGCGCCACCATGAAGGAAGCCGACGTGGCGCGCGGCAAGCTGGCCCTGGTAAGCAATCTGGCCCACGAGCTGATCTGCGATCCCCAGGCCGTGGCCGGCAAGCTGGACCGCTGCCTGCTGTGCGGATCCTGCGAAGCGGCCTGCCCCTCCGGGGTGAAAATCACGGAAATCTTCTTTGAGGCGCGGGAAATCGTCTACACCTATCTGGGCCTTCCCCCCATCAAGAAAATGATCTTCCGCTACCTGCTGCCCCGGACGGACCTGTTCGACATGGCCGTGCGCGTAGGGGCGCCCTTGCAGCGCCTGGTCTTCCGTCGCAACCATGACGTGCAGGACACGGCCTGCGCCCCCATGCTCAGCTTTCTGCTGGGTAACCGCCATGTGCGCCAGCTGCCCTCCCGTTCCCTGCTGCAATGCACGGGGCCGCTGGATGAGCCGCGCCCCCAGGGCG encodes:
- a CDS encoding lactate permease LctP family transporter codes for the protein MPWTQVYDPAGSPVLSALVAGIPLLVLFYMLAFRRSKGHYAAFVGLAISFLLAVLVWTMPVMTAVNAVIYGAANGIFPIIWIVVTAVWIYNLTVESGDFDIIKQSLARLTDDRRLQAIFIAFAFGSFIEGTAGFGTPVAITAAMLMGLGFKPIYAAGICLIANTAPVAFGAIGVPVLVAAQVSGFSDLTVSQIVGRQLLLLAFVVPLWLSITMCGIRRSLEVLPAVLLAGAVFAGTQFLFSNYHGPTLPNIISAPATLVALVVLLRFWKPARVFRFADDSEEAQNGPAPAAGLVLRAWLPYIILAIMVFLWGLPSVKAVLDSVSGAVATQGIAWPGLEGAVARTVPIVSETTPYAAIFKFNWLSSGGTAILLAGFLSVPFMRNYSLGRAVSCFFRTWYQLRFPVLTIAMILGLAYLMNYAGMSSTLGIGFTLTGSLFPLFSPLLGWVGVFLTGSDTSSNALFCGMQRSTAEVVGMPPELAVASNSAGGVTGKMISPQTISVATAATGMVGQEGNLFRFALGHSIAMTIVICLLTWLMAGPLRWTLPG
- a CDS encoding EVE domain-containing protein — protein: MQYWLFKSEPGCFSWQDLAAAPGQTTSWDGVRNYQARNFMKAMQVGDLGFFYHSGQTPAIVGVVEVVRAAYPDHTALDPENPHFDPRATPQKPIWEMVDVRLRQALPRPLSRRELSGHAGLAHMELMRKGSRLSVQPVDEAAFHYILALSNAPG
- a CDS encoding FAD-linked oxidase C-terminal domain-containing protein; amino-acid sequence: MANKSLIRDFENLLGPENVFSSEADRQSYSYDSAVLPPIVPTLVIRPTTGEQLGQSVKKLYDAGIPMTVRGAGTNLSGGVIPDDQDSVVILTNGLNRILEINENDLYAVVEPGVVTATFAAAVEKKGLFYPPDPGSQAVSTLGGNIAENAGGLRGLKYGVTRDYVMGVEFFDATGALVRSGSRTVKCVTGYNLAGMLSQSEGTLGIISQAILKLVPPPQASKALMAVFDDMQKAAEAVAGIIAAHVVPCTLEFLDNNTIVRVDDFTHAGLPRDAAAILLIEVDGHPAQVADDAEAVERVLRASGATAVHVARDAAEKNTLWEARRMALPVLARARPTTILEDATVPRSQIPAMMHAVTSIAAKYQVEVGTFGHAGDGNLHPTFLCDKRNAEEFARVEAAIDEMFDTALSLHGTLSGEHGIGTAKARWMEKETSRGTILFSQRLRRALDPKGLLNPTKLVSIR